Genomic segment of Pirellulales bacterium:
CTGCTCAAGAAACTGGGCGTCGAGGTGGCCCCTTTTGGCGGCGACACGGTGTTGGTCACGTCGTATCCGGCGATGTTGGCGAATTTTCGGCCCGCTGAAGTGTTGCACGATTTGGTGGCGCGGCTGTTGGCCGAGGGCAAAACGCCGGACCGCCGGGACATGGTGGACGAATTGCTGCACATGATCGCTTGCAAGGCGGCGATCAAAGCCGGCGACCGGCTGTCGGCGGAGGAAGTGGCGGCGCTGGTGGAAATGCGGCATTTGGCCCAAGATAGCCATCATTGCCCACATGGTCGGCCGACGGCCCTGATATTTACCCGGGAAGAGTTGGACCGGCAGTTTCTGCGAACGTGAATGGCCGCTTGACTGACGTAGTGTCGGAAAAGGCCGCGGATTGACGTATAATCTAATGGTTCGCCCCGTGGCTGGAATGGCTGATGCCGATTCTCGGCCGGCGAATCGTCATTTATAGATTTTCATACTTCGGACCGTGTCCCTTTCGATTCTCATCTTTGATTTATGATTTGTGTCTCCATAGGCCGGGGCCGGCACCGGCATGTGATCGCGGAGCATCGCCATCTGGTCAGCCAGGGAGCGAAACTCGTTGAACTGCGGCTGGATTACATCAACGGAAAAATCAATCTCAAACGGCTGATGACGGAACGGCCGTGCCCGATTGTCTTGACCATTCGCCGCGATATTGACGGGGGTAAATGGAAGGGGACGGAGCAAGAACGGCACATGCTGTTGCGGGCCGCCATTGTCGACGGCGTCGATTACGTCGATCTGGAGGAAGACACCGCCAAAGCGATTGGCCGGTACGGCAAGACCAAGCGGATTGTCAGCTACCACGATTTCCGTCAAACCCCGGACGATTTGGCGGCCATTCACGCACGGTTGGCGGCGCTCGATCCGGACATCATTAAAATCACTACCATGGCGAACAGCCCGCACGATAATTTGCGGATGATGCAACTGGTGCAATCGGTGAAAGTACCGACAGTGGGGATGTGCATGGGGGATTTGGGAACTCCTTCGCGAATTTTGTGCGGGCGGTTTGGGGCGCCTTTCACCTATGCCTCGTTCCATCACGAGCGATTGCTAGCGCCGGGTCAGTTGAGCTTTGAAGAAATGAACAGCGTTTATCACTATGACAAAATCGATGCGCAGACGACGGTGTTGGGAGTGATTGCCGATCCGATTGGGCACAGCTTGAGCCCGTTGGTACATAACACGGCACTGCGGCAGGCGGGAATTAACGCCGTCTATGTGCCGTTCCGGGTGCCGGCGGAGCATTTAGATCAGTTTTTAACGGATGCCAAGCAGTGGGGTATTCGCGGGCTGAGCGTCACGATTCCGCACAAGGAAGCGGTGCTGAAGCGGCTGACGAAATTCGATCCGGCGGTAAAAGCTATTGGCGCGGCCAACACGCTGGTGTTTGAAGGAGACGAGATAATTGGCTACAACACCGATTTCCGGGCCGCCCTGGAAAGCGTATTACGGGGAGTGCATTCCATCCATAGGTTGGATGTTGACGAACACTTGGCCAGTGTGCAATCGGTGGCGGCCGAGCATCAACCGACCGAGGACGGTTTGCAAGGAAAAACTGCGCTACTGTTGGGCGCCGGCGGGGCCGCACGGGCCATGGTTTATGGACTGAAAAAAAATGGCGCCAAAGTGGTGGTTAGCAGCCGCACACTAAAACGGGCCCAGCAGTTGGCGCAAACCATGGGTTGCGATTGCATCGACTGGAACAACCGACACGCGATCTCGCCGGACATTGTGGTGAATTGCACGCCCGTGGGAATGCACCCGAACGTGGACGAAACGCCTTATGCTCGCGGCCATTTGCGTTCGCAGGTGGTGGTGTTCGACATGGTATACAATCCGGAGAACACGCTGCTGATTAAGGAAGCCAAGGCGCAAGGCTGCAGCGTGGTGACCGGAATTGAAATGTTTGTGCGGCAGGCGCTGTTGCAATTCAAGTTGTTCACCGGTCAAAACGCTTCGTGGGAACTGATGCGCGACACGCTGAAGCGCGCCATTGGGCCGGCGAAAGCGTGAACTTCTCCTCCATGTAACCTCCACCATGCCAACGTTGATTGCGCTGATTGGATATCGCGGATCGGGCAAAACGGCCGTGGCGCAATTGACCGCGCTGCGGCTGGGTTGGGATTGGGTCGATGCCGACGTGGAGATTGAGCTGCGGGCCGGCAAATCGATCGCCGCCATATTTGCCGACGACGGGGAGGAGAGATTCCGCGACTTGGAAACCGCCGTGCTGCAAGAACTGCTGCGGCGCGAAAAAAAGGTGTTGGCGCTGGGGGGTGGGGTGGTGTTGCGAGAAGAAAATCAGCAGCAGTTGCTGAGGGCGCGGATGTTCAATTGCGCGAGAACGGTTTGGCTTAAAGCATCGCCCAAGACGTTGTGGCAGCGCATTCAGGCCGATACCACCACGGCAGCACGGCGGCCGAACTTGACGGCTGCCGGCGGTGTCGATGAAGTGAAACGGCTGCTGAAAATACGGCAACCGCTGTACCAGGAGTGCGCCGATTTCACCGTGGATACCGATAGAAAAACCGCGGAAGATGTGGCGGACGCAATTACGGCGTGGATTCGCGGGAATGCTACGGGATAGTTCCAATCACGGGGCGAGGCTGCGGACTGAAAAATTATCAAATCATTGCCGTGTGAACCACTACGAGATGAAGACCATCGATTTACGCAGCGATACTGTCACTCGGCCCACGCCGGAAATGCGGCGGGCGATGGCAGCCGCCGAAGTCGGCGATGACGTGCTGGGGGATGACCCCACGGTGCTCCGCCTGCAGGAGCGGCTGGCGGAAATACTCGGCAAGGAAGCGGCGCTGTTTGTCCCCTCCGGCACCATGTCGAACCAAATTGGGCTGCGCGTGCATTGCCTACCCGGCGACGAGTTCATCTGCGAAACAAACAGTCACATCTACTGTTACGAGCAAGGCGCTTATGCGCAGCTGAGCGGCTTGGTTTCGCGCACCGTGCCAGGCGAAGCTGGCGTGCTGCGGCTGGAACAACTGCAAGATTTGATCCGCGGCGGCGACGATCATCTGGTGACCACGCGCCTGGTGTGTCTGGAAAACACGCACAATCGCGGCGGCGGAAAAATTCAGCCGTACGAAGAAGTGGAGCGGATTTGCCGCTGGGCGCACGAACATGGCCTGGCCACGCATTTGGACGGCGCCCGGCTGTTTAATGCCGTAGTGGCGACGGGAATTTCGGCCGCCAAATGGGCGCAGCACTTCGACACGGTCAACGTCTGTTTTAGCAAGGGCTTGGGCGCGCCGGTGGGTTCGGCTTTGGCCGGTTCAAAAGAATTGATGGTCAAGGCGCATCGGGCCCGCAAATTGTTCGGCGGCGGCATGCGGCAGGCCGGCATTATTGCAGCCGGGGCGCTGTATGCCCTGGAACACAATGTCGAACGGCTGGCGGAAGATCACGCCCATGCGCAAGTTCTGGCCGACGCTGTGCGGCAATGCCCGGGCTTGGAATTGAAAACGCTTGAAATCGATACCAACATCGTCATTTTTCATATCGACCCGAAACTGGGAACGGCCGAGGAATTCGCCACACGCTTAGAATCGCACGGCGTGCTGACTTACGACATTGCCGCGCAATCGGTCCGCATGGTCACGCACTTAGATGTGAGCCGCGCCGACATTGAACAAGCAGCGGAAGCATTGCGAAAAGTTGCGTTTGGCGGATAATAAAATCCACTACTGTTTGCCCCGAAGTGAAAGTGTGTTTGCGTTTACGAGGTACGTCGCTGAGACATTCGATCATGACACATCCGATGCCAACCATCACGCAATTACGCAAAGCGCGTAAGGAGTTCAATCGGATCGAACCGCGAGATTTTTTCTATTGGTCTGTAACGAAACTCGTCACAGCGGTTCTTGAAGATAAAACAGGAAAAAAGAAGGTTGACGAATTGGTTCGCGCTCTGATGATGCTTTTAATGACTTGGAACAAGAACTATTATCGTTTTCATGGTCCTAAAGGAAAACAGACACTTGAAGAGCACTTTATCGAACTTGAAATCGTTATTTCAAAACATCTCGTTCAACTACTTGTCTATCGAAACTGCATAATCGAAGATGTATCCGAACTCCCAAGTCTAAAAATCCAAGAATTGTTTCAGGATTTTGAGAAAGTTCTGGGACGAGTAGGTGCCGCAAAATGCCTGCACTTAATCGCGCCGAGGTTCTTTCCGCTTTGGGATGCTGCAATTCTGAAAGGGTATGGGATGGAAAAGGGGCAATATAGAAATCGGTTAGACTGCGAACGTTATGTCGCCTTTATGGCCATTTCTCAGGCTCAAATAGTGAGGCTCGGTAATATCAGTTCATTTGCTGATAATCCATTGAAAAGCTTGGATGAATACAATTACTGTTGCTTCACGAAGAAAGTATCCTTTAAGTAAGCCCGATGACTTACGCGGGCATGCTCAGACAAGCAGTCTCACTTATTTCAGATATGCGAACCGCCACCGGGGTGGCGTACGCGCAGGAAGTGAGTGCGCTGGTTCATCGGCAGGGCTTGCAAACGGCGGATTTGATCGAGCAAATTCCGCTCGTTCTCTGCCTGGAGAGCGGCCAGGGCCTTATTTTCTCGGTTTCTTTTGGTGGGCGACGTTTTGCGCTTCAAGTGTTTTCTCCAGAACATCAAGCACAGCTAAATCTTGCGGTCGACCGGTTGCTTTCTTGCTCTTAATTATATCTTCCAAGCGGGCCACTAACAGTTGATGCTGGCCAAAGTTGACGGGGCTGGCTCGATCGCGCAGGCCCTCGTAGGATCGGATGCCATTGAGCCGTGGCATAAAATCCAGATGCAGGCCCTGCTGCGCGTTAATGACACGAAACAAATCCGAAACCGGATAGTAGGGTTTGAGGATGTCTGCTCCCAAGCTGGCTGCCACAGCTTTTAATTTTTTCAGATTGGCGGCAGTTTTGCGGAACATGAAATCTACGTCGATGGTCGTGACCGGAGCGCCGTGCAGCGCTGCAGCAGCATTTCCCACCATGACCGCTTCCAGACGATGCTTGGCAAGCACGTTTGCAACTCGATTCAGCAGCGCTTCGGCGTTCATCGTTCCGCGTTCTTCCTTCGTCAACAACAGCTACACCGTCCAGCCGTCGAACAGTTTATTGCGGAAGCGGCTGAACTCGGGCACGTTGGCGGCGGCTTGGGGATTATTCGCTAATTCGGCTACCCATTCGTCCATGCGTCGCAAGCGTTCGGCCAATTGCTGCACGACGTTATAGGCCAGCTTGAAGGCGGCCCAAATGCCTTCCTGAATCATGTCGGCATAGTCGGCATGGGTGATTTGGATAAGCTCCAACGGGCCGCGCGCCCGAACATCGGCGGAGTGGGGCGCGGGATGGAAGAACGACATTTCGCCGAAATGGCTGTACGGCTCCAGGACAGCCAGCACCAGCGATTCGGCCGGTTTATGGTTTTCTTCGCCCGGCTTCAATCGCCGCACCACTTCGCACTGGCCTTCCAACACAATCCACAAATCGCGCGATTGATCGCCCTGGCGAATGACGTATTCGCCCGGTGCAAATTCGCGGAGGCGGAGTACCTCGGCAATTTGACGGAATTCGGATTCGTTCAGACCGGTCAATAATGGGATGCGGCGGAGCGTTTCGAGATTCAGCGTGACAGGCATAGGAAAGTCTCTGTGGAAAATGGAGATTGCGCAGGTGAAAGCCCGGCGCGGCGGCCGGGGCTGACGGCTACGAAATTCCTCCTAAAACGGTCGCTCTTCCGACTCTCCCAATGGCGATGATATACGCTGCGGTACGAAGTGTCACGTGCCTTTGTTCGGCCAGTTCCCAAACTCGCTGGAAAGCCTCGGAAAGCACGGCGTCGAGCTCCTGCCGGACACGGTTCAGGCCCCATTGATAATGCTGGCGGTTTTGGACCCATTCAAAATAGCTAGCGGTCACGCCGCCGGCGTTCACCAGAATGTCGGGCAACACGGTATGGCCGGCTTTGGAGAGGATTTCGTCGGCATCGGGCTGGGTGGGGGAATTGGCGGCCTCGACAATCAGTGGGGCTTTAATGCGTGGGGCGTTGTGACGGGTAATCACGTTGCCCAAGGCCGCGGGGACGAGCAATTCGACATCGAGCTCCAACAGTTGCTCGTTGGTGATTTTGTCCCCGCCTGCATAACCTGTTAATGAACCACCATGTTCGAGGGCATAGCGGAGAACGTCTTTCATAGGAAGGCCATCGGGGTGGTAGAAACCGCCGCTGACGTCGCTGACGGCGACGATGCGGCATTCGGCCTCGCTCAAAAACTTGGCGGTGTGGGAGCCGACATTGCCAAAGCCCTGAATGGCGATGCGGCACTGTTGCGGCTTGCGTCCGAGCCGGCTGAGCAATTTGAGCACGAAGATGCCAACGCCGCGGCCGGTGGCTTCTTCGCGCCCTGGCAGGCCGTACAACTCGACGGGCTTGCCGGTCACGCAGGCCGGGCTAAAGCCGTGATATTTGTTGTACTGGTTCATAATCCAGCCCATCACTTCGGCGTTGGTTCCCATATCGGGCGCCGGAATGTCGATGTCGGGACCGATCATGTCATGAATGCCGTCGATGAATTTTCGCGTGATGCGTTCCAATTCGCGATGGCTGAACTGGTGCGGATCGATGCCGATGCCCCCTTTGGCGCCGCCGTAGGGCAAGTTGACGACGGCGTTTTTCCAGGTCATCAGCGCGGCCAGCGAGCGGACTTCGTCCATATCGACCTGCTCATGGTAGCGCAGGCCGCCCTTCATGGGCCCGCGGGAATTGTCGTGCTGCACGCGGTAGCCGATGAAAGTGGCCAGTTCGCCGCTATCGAGTTCGACGGGAATTTCGACTTGCACTTCTCGCCGCGGCGTGATGAGCAAGCGGCGCATGTTTTCGGTGAGATCGAGATGATCGGCGGCCCGATCGAAATATAGCCGTGTGGCGTCAAAAGCGCGCATGGTGATGTGCTGGGTGAGGCTACAAAATATAAAGGCAATGCGGACCGTGGTGTGAGGAAGGCTGCAACTCCCAGGGAATCTTACCTTTGCCATCCGGTAGCAACAAGTTGCCACCCTATTATCCGATGCTGCGGCGCAGCGGCGTTCAGTGGTTGGACATCGGTTGTGCCAAACCATATACCTTTGCCATCTGGCGGCTTGAAGGAGTACACTTATAAATAGGGATGGCCTGGACCTGGGAATGTCATCCCGAAGGCATTTCTGAAAACCGACACGACTAAACAAACGCAAGCCAGTCCCATCGACCATTCATGTCCGTTTCGATCCCCGAATTTTGGAACTTGATGCTTGCCAGCCGGTTGGCATCGCCCAATTCGCTGCCGAAATTACAGGCCGGGTTCAGCCAATTGAAAGGGGCAGAGGAGGAAGGAAACGTCGCTACGCTTGCTCAGTGGCTGATTGCGCAAGGCGTGCTGAGCCGGTACCAAGCCAAAGTCTTGTTGACCGGGCAGCCGGGCCCATTTATTTATGGCGATTATCGGGTGTACGACCGTTTGGGGAGCGGCCGCTTGCAGGGGGCATTTCGGGCGTTGCATCCGGCAACGCGGCATCGCGTGCTTTTGTGGTTTCATTCCGGGCCTATGGTCAGCAACGCGCAGTGGTGGGGCATTGCGGTTGAGCAAATCGCATTGGCGGCGCAGGTCGTGCATCCGCACGTAGCGCGGATTTATCACTTGTGCGATTTAGGACAATTCAAGTTCACGGCGCTGGAAGATTTACAAG
This window contains:
- a CDS encoding DNA mismatch repair protein MutL, which produces LLKKLGVEVAPFGGDTVLVTSYPAMLANFRPAEVLHDLVARLLAEGKTPDRRDMVDELLHMIACKAAIKAGDRLSAEEVAALVEMRHLAQDSHHCPHGRPTALIFTREELDRQFLRT
- a CDS encoding type I 3-dehydroquinate dehydratase, yielding MICVSIGRGRHRHVIAEHRHLVSQGAKLVELRLDYINGKINLKRLMTERPCPIVLTIRRDIDGGKWKGTEQERHMLLRAAIVDGVDYVDLEEDTAKAIGRYGKTKRIVSYHDFRQTPDDLAAIHARLAALDPDIIKITTMANSPHDNLRMMQLVQSVKVPTVGMCMGDLGTPSRILCGRFGAPFTYASFHHERLLAPGQLSFEEMNSVYHYDKIDAQTTVLGVIADPIGHSLSPLVHNTALRQAGINAVYVPFRVPAEHLDQFLTDAKQWGIRGLSVTIPHKEAVLKRLTKFDPAVKAIGAANTLVFEGDEIIGYNTDFRAALESVLRGVHSIHRLDVDEHLASVQSVAAEHQPTEDGLQGKTALLLGAGGAARAMVYGLKKNGAKVVVSSRTLKRAQQLAQTMGCDCIDWNNRHAISPDIVVNCTPVGMHPNVDETPYARGHLRSQVVVFDMVYNPENTLLIKEAKAQGCSVVTGIEMFVRQALLQFKLFTGQNASWELMRDTLKRAIGPAKA
- a CDS encoding shikimate kinase, giving the protein MPTLIALIGYRGSGKTAVAQLTALRLGWDWVDADVEIELRAGKSIAAIFADDGEERFRDLETAVLQELLRREKKVLALGGGVVLREENQQQLLRARMFNCARTVWLKASPKTLWQRIQADTTTAARRPNLTAAGGVDEVKRLLKIRQPLYQECADFTVDTDRKTAEDVADAITAWIRGNATG
- the ltaE gene encoding low-specificity L-threonine aldolase, producing the protein MNHYEMKTIDLRSDTVTRPTPEMRRAMAAAEVGDDVLGDDPTVLRLQERLAEILGKEAALFVPSGTMSNQIGLRVHCLPGDEFICETNSHIYCYEQGAYAQLSGLVSRTVPGEAGVLRLEQLQDLIRGGDDHLVTTRLVCLENTHNRGGGKIQPYEEVERICRWAHEHGLATHLDGARLFNAVVATGISAAKWAQHFDTVNVCFSKGLGAPVGSALAGSKELMVKAHRARKLFGGGMRQAGIIAAGALYALEHNVERLAEDHAHAQVLADAVRQCPGLELKTLEIDTNIVIFHIDPKLGTAEEFATRLESHGVLTYDIAAQSVRMVTHLDVSRADIEQAAEALRKVAFGG
- a CDS encoding cyclic nucleotide-binding domain-containing protein is translated as MPVTLNLETLRRIPLLTGLNESEFRQIAEVLRLREFAPGEYVIRQGDQSRDLWIVLEGQCEVVRRLKPGEENHKPAESLVLAVLEPYSHFGEMSFFHPAPHSADVRARGPLELIQITHADYADMIQEGIWAAFKLAYNVVQQLAERLRRMDEWVAELANNPQAAANVPEFSRFRNKLFDGWTV
- a CDS encoding Glu/Leu/Phe/Val dehydrogenase dimerization domain-containing protein is translated as MRAFDATRLYFDRAADHLDLTENMRRLLITPRREVQVEIPVELDSGELATFIGYRVQHDNSRGPMKGGLRYHEQVDMDEVRSLAALMTWKNAVVNLPYGGAKGGIGIDPHQFSHRELERITRKFIDGIHDMIGPDIDIPAPDMGTNAEVMGWIMNQYNKYHGFSPACVTGKPVELYGLPGREEATGRGVGIFVLKLLSRLGRKPQQCRIAIQGFGNVGSHTAKFLSEAECRIVAVSDVSGGFYHPDGLPMKDVLRYALEHGGSLTGYAGGDKITNEQLLELDVELLVPAALGNVITRHNAPRIKAPLIVEAANSPTQPDADEILSKAGHTVLPDILVNAGGVTASYFEWVQNRQHYQWGLNRVRQELDAVLSEAFQRVWELAEQRHVTLRTAAYIIAIGRVGRATVLGGIS